GGGCAACGGCATCGAGCTGTACTGGGACCGTCCCCGCGACCAGTGGCAGTGGACCAACGGCGAGGTCGCGATGGACACCCTGTTCATCGACCCCAACGCCTACCTCTCCCAGCACCTGACCGAGGAAGTCGCCTCGAACCCCGGCATGCGCCCGGGCATCGTCGGCCACGTGCACCTGCAGGTCGGCGACGTCGAGACCGCCCGCCGCTTCTACATCGACACCCTCGGCTTCGAGACCACCGTGGGCAGCCACCCCGGCGCGCTGTTCGCGGCGGCCGGCGGCTACCACCACCACGTCGCGATGAACACCTGGAACAGCCGCGGCGCCGGCCCCCGCGCCGCCGCGCTGGGCCTGGCCGACGTCGCCATCACGGTCCCCGGCCGTGAGGACCTCGACGCCCTCACCGCGCGCCTGAAGAAGGCCGGCCTCTCCTACGCCGACGAGGGCCGCTCGGTGAACGTCAACGATCCGTGGGGCACCCCGGTCACCGTCTCCCTGCCGGGCACCAGCACCGAGGAGCTCCTCGCGCGCTGAGCGCAGCAGGCCCTGGGGCAAGAGCCCCCGGGACGGACCAAGGGCGGTGAGCTGTGCTCACCGCCCTTTCTGCCGAGTCCGCTCTCCCCTGCCGACCCGGGGTCCATCAGGCCTCGACCCCGGTTCCCCGGGGGAGGCGATACAGCAACAGTAGGGCTGTCTCGCGGGCCCGGAACGGGACCTGGGTCCCGAGTTCCGGCGCACTCCCGCACCCGTTCTCACAGCCGGGCCCTCACAGCCGGGCGCTGATCTCCTCGGGCACCTCGGCGTCCTCCTCCATGAGCCAGGCGCCGGAGTCGTCGGCGGCGATGCGGGTGGCACTGCCGTCGGTCGCGATCACCCACAGCACGTCGGCGTCGGTCTGCCAGAGCAGGGAGGGCAGGGCATCGCGGGTGTAGAGGAAGTCGTCGGCCCAGAAGTCTTCACCTTCGGCGTCGCGCAGCATCACGCCGACGGAGTCGCCGGCGGCATCGAGCACCGCGGAGACCTCGCCGGAGGGGGCGGGGACCTCGACGCCGAGCTCGTTGACCGGGGTGGGATCCGGGGTCTCGGGCGTCTCGGGCTCGGACTCGCCCGTGCAGCCGGCGAGCATCGCGGCGGCCGACGGGCCCAGCGTGAGCGCGGCGACGGCGAGCTCGCGGCGCGTCAGTCGCGGGCGGCCGCCGCCCGTGCTCTCGGCGCCGCCGGCGCCGCGCCTCCGGAGCCCCCTCATCCCTGCGCTCCCCCGCCGGGCCCGGGAGGCGCGGCAGCCTCGTCGGCCGCGGCGATCCCCGGCGCGACGGCCTCGTCCGGCGCCGCAGCCTGCGCAAGCGCCGCAGTCTCGCCCGGCGCCGCAGCCTGCGCGAGGGCTGCGGCCTGCGCGAGGACCGCGGCGCGGGCGTCCGGGTCGGCGGCGACGTCGCGGATCACCCAGGCCATGGCGACCGCCGCATCGTCCATGAACCGGTAGCCCTCGGGCGAGGCGGCGTGGGCGGCGAACTCGCGGGTGTGCAGGGCGCCGCCGGCGCCGGTGATGCCGACGAATGGGTGCAGGCCGGGCACGCGCTGGGACACGTTGCCCATGTCGGTGGAGGCGGCGAAGGCGCCGAGGGAGCCGGCGAGCGGCCTGCCGAGCTCGGCCATGGCCGCGTTCCAGGCCCGGCCGAGGGTCTCGTCCTGCAGGAGAGGCTCGTAGGTCGGCTCGCTCGCGACGATCTCGAGGGTGGTGCCGGTGGCGTGGGCGGCGCCCTCGAAGCAGGCGACGAGCCGCCGGCGCAGCTCCTCGAACTCCGGCAGGGTCAGCGCCCGGCACTCGAAGTCGACGACGGCCTGCTCGGGGACGATGTTGGTGACCCCGGACTGCTGCGGGACGAGCGCGAGGCGCTGGCCGTCCTTCAGGCGCTGGCGCAGCAGACCGGCGCCGACCTGGGCGATCACGGCGGCGTCGTTGGCGTTGATCCCGTCGGCCGGATTGGCGGCGGCGTGCGCGCCGCGACCGGTGAAGGTCGCGCGCCAGCGGCCGACGGCCTGACTGGTCGAACCGAGCACGTCGTAGGTGTCGGTATGCGTCGTGGGGTGGGCCATGAGGGACAGGTGCACGCCCTCGAAGACGCCGCGCTCGATGAGCAGCTGCTTGCCGCCGCCGTGCTCCTCGGCGGGGGTGCCGATGACCTGCAGGGTCACGTCCAGCGCGTCGACGTGCTCGGCGAGCGCGAGGGCGGCACCGAGGGAGGAGCCGGCGATGAGGTTGTGGCCGCAGCCGTGGCCGATCCCGGGCAGGGCGTCGTACTCGACGCACAGCGAGGCGACCAGGGAGCCGGTGCCGAGGGTGGCGCGGAAGGCGGTGGGCAGCTCGGCGATCCCGCGCTCCACGGTGAAGCCGGCGTCCTCCAGCAGGTCGGCGCAGCGGTCGTGGGCGCGATGCTCCTCGAAGGCCGTCTCCGGGTCCGCGTGCAGGGCGCGGGAGAGGGTGTGGATCTGCTCGCGCCGGGCGGCGTAGGCCTCGGCGAACACGGCATGCGGCGCAGCGGCGGTGCTGGCGGAGGTGTCGTTGCTGGCGGGGGTGTCGTTGCTGGCGGGGGTGTCGGCGGTCACGGGGGCGATCCTCCCACGCCTTCCTCGGCGGGACCTGGCCTTTCGCCGAGAAGCGCCGTACTCCCTGCCGCGCGCTCTGCCTTACTCGCTGATGCGCAGCAGCGGCGGGACCAGGCGCGTGCCCGTCCCGGCGCGGTAGAGCCGGGCGGGGCGGCCGCCGGTCGGGGCGGCGTGGCGGTCCAGCTCCACGAGGAAGCCCTCGGTGCGGGTGGCCTTGCGGTGGAAGTTGCCGGCGTCCAGCGGGCGGCCCCACACGCTCTCGTACACCCCGCGCAGCTGAGAGACGGTGAACTCCCCGGGCAGGAAGGTGACCGCGAGGGTCGTGTACTCGAGCTTGGAACGGGCCCGCTCGATCGCGACCTCGAGCACGGCGGCGTGGTCGAAGGCGAGGGTGACATCGGCGAGGTCCGCCAGCGACCACCAGCGGGCGTCGGCCACGTCCTCGCCGCGCTCGGGGTCGGGCAGGTCCGCGCCGAGGGCCATGAACGCCACCGACACGACGTGCCCGCGGGGGTCGCGGCCGGGGGTGCCGAAGGTGCGCACCTGCTCGAGGTGCACGGCGCCGGAGCCGAGCGAGGCCTCGTCGGCCAGCACCCGGTAGGCAGCACCGTCGAGATCCTCACCGTGGCGGACGAAGCCGCCGGGCAGCGCCCAGGCGCCGCGGTGGGGCTCGTCCTCGCGCTGGATGAGCAGCACGCTGAGCGCACCGTCCCGCAGGGTCAGGACGATGAGGTCGACGGCGACGCGGATCTCGGGTGCGGTGCTGTCTGACGCGGTGCTCTCGGACGCTGAGGCTTGCATGTGTCCACGATAGACAGAGTTATGGTCACTTTGACACCAATAGGCGGGGTGACTCACAAGTAACGACCGAGCGCTCGCCCCGGCCGCCGTCGCGGCGGGACTCCGGTACCGCGCCTCACGACCTCAGCTCAGCCAGCGGTCCCACTTCTCGGCGCGGTGCTCGGCCTCGACCAGGCGCACGGTCCCTGAGTGCGAGCGCATGACGATCGACTGGGTGACGATGCGGTCGCCGCGGAAGCGGACCCCGTGCAGCAGGTCGCCCTCGGTGATGCCGGTGGCAGCGAAGTAGCAGTTGTCGGAGGTGACCAGGTCGTTGGTGGTGAGCACGCGGTCCAGCTCGTGGCCGGCGTCGATGGCCTTCTGCTTCTCGTCGTCGTCCGTGGGGGCCAGGCGCCCCTGGATCATGCCGCCGGTGGCCTTGACGGCGCAGGCGGCGATGATGCCCTCGGGGGTGCCGCCGGTGCCCAGCAGCATGTCGACCCCGGCGCCGCGGGCCGCGGCGATGGCGCCGGCGACGTCGCCGTCCATGATGAACTTGACGCGCGCGCCGGCGTCGCGGATCTCCTGCACCAGCGGCTCATGGCGGGGACGCTCGAGCACGCACACGGTGACCTGGGAGACGGGCTTGCCGAGCGCCTTGGCGACCAGGTGGATGTTCTGCTTGATCGGCAGGCGCAGGTCCACGAACTCCGCGGCCTCGGGCCCGACCACCATCTTCTCCATGTAGAACACGGCCGAAGGGTCGTACATGCTGCCCTTCTCGGCGACCGCGAACACGGCGAGGGCGTTGTTGTAGCCCATGGCGGTCAGGCGGGTGCCGTCGATCGGGTCGACCGCGACGTCCACGTCCGGGCCGGTGCCGTCGCCGACGGCCTCGCCGTTGAACAGCATCGGGGCCTCGTCCTTCTCACCCTCGCCGATGACGACGGTGCCGTTCATGCGCACGGTGTCCATGAAGGAGCGCATCGCGTCGACCGCGGCGCCGTCGGCCCGGTTCTTGTCCCCCGCGCCCACCCAGCGGGCGCCGGCGATGGCGGCGGCCTCGGTGACGCGCACCAGTTCGAGGGCGAGGTTGCGATCAGGGGCGGTGGTGGTGGTGGCGTCCGACGTGGGCATGGAGGTGTCTCCCTCGACTCGAGAACTGGGCGGCACTGGGGCCCCCGACCCGCCTGGGCGACAGGCCGATCGGTGCCTGACGTGCACCTGCGAGCCTACCGGCCGCCCCGTCGGCCCGGAGGGACTCCCGGCGGATCGTCGCCGGG
This genomic interval from Brachybacterium aquaticum contains the following:
- a CDS encoding VOC family protein, with amino-acid sequence MTASPLTSPASPSAPGTAASSSTAPVAARTVDEQHFTADLAMDAVTLRVGDLELMSSYYENALALQPIEEQARVGGEVHRVLGRGNVPFVRLIATPGLPGVDPRQAGLFHTAFLFEDQASLAGTVLRAAQDPRSRFAGTGDHLVSEAFYFTDPEGNGIELYWDRPRDQWQWTNGEVAMDTLFIDPNAYLSQHLTEEVASNPGMRPGIVGHVHLQVGDVETARRFYIDTLGFETTVGSHPGALFAAAGGYHHHVAMNTWNSRGAGPRAAALGLADVAITVPGREDLDALTARLKKAGLSYADEGRSVNVNDPWGTPVTVSLPGTSTEELLAR
- a CDS encoding M20 family metallopeptidase, whose protein sequence is MTADTPASNDTPASNDTSASTAAAPHAVFAEAYAARREQIHTLSRALHADPETAFEEHRAHDRCADLLEDAGFTVERGIAELPTAFRATLGTGSLVASLCVEYDALPGIGHGCGHNLIAGSSLGAALALAEHVDALDVTLQVIGTPAEEHGGGKQLLIERGVFEGVHLSLMAHPTTHTDTYDVLGSTSQAVGRWRATFTGRGAHAAANPADGINANDAAVIAQVGAGLLRQRLKDGQRLALVPQQSGVTNIVPEQAVVDFECRALTLPEFEELRRRLVACFEGAAHATGTTLEIVASEPTYEPLLQDETLGRAWNAAMAELGRPLAGSLGAFAASTDMGNVSQRVPGLHPFVGITGAGGALHTREFAAHAASPEGYRFMDDAAVAMAWVIRDVAADPDARAAVLAQAAALAQAAAPGETAALAQAAAPDEAVAPGIAAADEAAAPPGPGGGAQG
- a CDS encoding NUDIX hydrolase, with product MQASASESTASDSTAPEIRVAVDLIVLTLRDGALSVLLIQREDEPHRGAWALPGGFVRHGEDLDGAAYRVLADEASLGSGAVHLEQVRTFGTPGRDPRGHVVSVAFMALGADLPDPERGEDVADARWWSLADLADVTLAFDHAAVLEVAIERARSKLEYTTLAVTFLPGEFTVSQLRGVYESVWGRPLDAGNFHRKATRTEGFLVELDRHAAPTGGRPARLYRAGTGTRLVPPLLRISE
- the glpX gene encoding class II fructose-bisphosphatase; amino-acid sequence: MPTSDATTTTAPDRNLALELVRVTEAAAIAGARWVGAGDKNRADGAAVDAMRSFMDTVRMNGTVVIGEGEKDEAPMLFNGEAVGDGTGPDVDVAVDPIDGTRLTAMGYNNALAVFAVAEKGSMYDPSAVFYMEKMVVGPEAAEFVDLRLPIKQNIHLVAKALGKPVSQVTVCVLERPRHEPLVQEIRDAGARVKFIMDGDVAGAIAAARGAGVDMLLGTGGTPEGIIAACAVKATGGMIQGRLAPTDDDEKQKAIDAGHELDRVLTTNDLVTSDNCYFAATGITEGDLLHGVRFRGDRIVTQSIVMRSHSGTVRLVEAEHRAEKWDRWLS